The Kluyveromyces lactis strain NRRL Y-1140 chromosome D complete sequence genome has a window encoding:
- the VPS16 gene encoding tethering complex subunit VPS16 (similar to uniprot|Q03308 Saccharomyces cerevisiae YPL045W VPS16 Vacuolar sorting protein) — MDLNPSLNWERLQSLFYRSQTLQSIGRKPSATGLSVYLVAEPEKTFVYNYTDELQLTLNHEALPSAHLKSVIEDDQLVVIMKDRVRVYLSLITEEFKEHNILDKERQPLSIWDYKDGIVITTDFRIYRIYHQEQLFPNLAFSLLLKDHWFTNKSQIVLLDSSGTVIIGNILSKELRQFEGWTGWYKGSISENGFVCLVNAKLNNLIVFDDDLNKPLIEVKLDELPKNIAWCANDLICCNFGDDEVRLIGSEKDYVSFWLPSHIVGLQSVSDGLKVITEDHIEFVSKVATYTSDIFSIGSTAPGAILLDSLNLLQNDENSPKAIENLKIINLKKAVDECVSAAGDEINSIWQKRLLSAASFGKDSLSSTEFNASQFVITCNYLRVLNFLKTVGIFLTLRQFISIGVEAIVLKLVNIRKIYESYQIIDHLKCPELIPVVFNEWSKGKILTSPDSGNEALYQVVHDRALALNVQLQLSKVANIAFLDGRHSLARKLALDDQNLLPKVDILLKMDEVNIATDEANKSMDIPVVLFLLLYSKRVMSTAQFTKNLIVTMKDNNVYQFFQRNDFPFLYDYFRQTDDYLSLARLIWKHGKEEGQESNSLLSQVSDLYGKFMTNADVKRDRTTIERAKKLFLYQTDLSNKYGINFHNQTCDETLSTLIKVGQRNEVKRMINEFKISERKFYFLKCSCLAKEHKLKELYSFSQEKKSPIGYLPFFKAVSKYANKKDAAIYVNMLSSLTYAEKLDMYLDCKAYHEAISLASHERDAIGLKQVLNRIPQNETQLRSLAMQQLHSL; from the coding sequence ATGGATCTGAACCCTTCGTTGAATTGGGAACGTTTGCAATCACTGTTTTACAGATCACAGACATTACAATCTATTGGGCGCAAACCTTCAGCAACAGGGTTGTCCGTGTATTTGGTTGCTGAACCAGAGAAAACCTTCGTTTACAATTACACTGATGAACTGCAACTAACTCTAAATCATGAGGCGCTTCCTTCCGCTCATCTGAAAAGTGTTATAGAAGACGATCAATTGGTCGTTATCATGAAAGATAGAGTTAGGGTATATCTCTCACTTATAACCGAAGAATTCAAGGAGCACAATATATTGGACAAAGAGCGTCAGCCGCTCTCAATTTGGGACTATAAAGATGGCATAGTCATAACTACCGACTTTCGTATCTATAGAATCTATCATCAGGAACAATTATTCCCTAATTTAGCGTTTTCCCTCTTATTAAAAGATCATTGGTTTACCAACAAATCTCAAATCGTACTACTGGACTCCTCTGGAACTGTAATTATAGGTAATATATTATCAAAGGAATTGAGGCAGTTTGAAGGCTGGACTGGATGGTATAAAGGTTCTATCTCGGAAAATGGATTCGTATGTTTGGTGAATGCTAAACTCAACAACCTCATTGTATTCGATGATGATCTAAATAAACCATTGATTGAAGTAAAGCTAGACGAGTTACCAAAGAATATAGCATGGTGTGCAAACGATTTAATTTGTTGCAACtttggtgatgatgaggTACGATTAATAGGGTCCGAGAAGGACTACGTGTCTTTCTGGCTACCAAGTCATATTGTGGGTTTACAGTCCGTGAGTGATGGCTTGAAAGTTATTACAGAGGATCATATTGAGTTTGTCTCGAAAGTAGCAACCTATACttctgatattttcagCATTGGGTCTACCGCGCCTGGTGCCATCTTATTAGAttcattgaatttattaCAAAATGATGAGAATTCCCCTAAAGCTATAGAGAATCTCAAAATaatcaatttgaagaaagctGTAGACGAGTGTGTGTCTGCTGCTGGAGATGAGATAAATTCCATATGGCAAAAACGTTTGTTATCAGCAGCCTCATTCGGGAAAGATTCCTTGTCATCGACTGAATTCAATGCCTCACAGTTCGTGATAACTTGCAATTATTTAAGAGTACTAAATTTCTTAAAGACAGTGGGGATTTTCTTAACTCTACGGCAGTTCATTTCGATAGGTGTCGAGGCCATTGTCTTGAAATTGGTTAATATTCGTAAGATATACGAAAGTTACCAGATTATCGATCATTTGAAGTGCCCAGAATTAATTCCTGTAGTATTCAATGAGTGGAGCAAAGGGAAAATTTTAACATCACCAGACTCTGGCAACGAGGCATTATACCAGGTTGTCCATGACAGAGCGCTTGCTCTCAATGTACAACTACAACTTTCCAAAGTTGCAAATATTGCCTTTTTAGATGGGAGACACTCTCTAGCCAGAAAGCTAGCGCTAGATGACCAAAATCTTTTACCTAAAGTAGACATACTCTTGAAAATGGATGAGGTAAATATCGCCACAGATGAAGCAAATAAAAGCATGGACATACCGGTTGTATTATTCCTATTGTTGTATTCTAAGAGAGTTATGTCAACTGCCCAGTTCACTAAAAATCTAATTGTTACCATGAAAGATAATAATGTATACCAGTTCTTCCAAAGGAATGATTTTCCTTTCTTATATGACTATTTCAGACAAACTGATGACTATTTGAGCCTTGCAAGGCTCATATGGAAACAtgggaaagaagaaggtcAAGAAAGCAATTCTTTGCTTAGCCAAGTTTCAGATCTTTATGGTAAGTTCATGACGAATGCCGATGTAAAACGTGATAGAACAACCATAGAAAGGGCCAAAAAGCTATTTCTATATCAAACTGATTTAAGCAACAAATACGGAATTAATTTCCACAACCAAACCTGCGATGAGACCTTAAGTACTTTGATAAAAGTTGGTCAGAGGAATGAGGTTAAGAGAATGATCAACGAATTTAAGATATCAGAACGGAAATTTTACTTTTTAAAGTGTTCATGTTTAGCTAAGGAACATAAGTTGAAGGAACTTTATTCGTTCTCTCAGGAGAAAAAGTCACCGATAGGTTACCttccatttttcaaagcagTTAGTAAGTATGCGAACAAAAAGGACGCTGCAATTTATGTTAACATGCTTTCCTCCCTCACGTATGCCGAGAAACTTGACATGTACCTTGATTGTAAAGCGTATCATGAAGCCATCAGTCTTGCGTCTCACGAGAGGGATGCAATAGGTTTGAAACAAGTTTTGAATAGAATTCCTCAAAACGAAACTCAGTTAAGGTCCTTGGCTATGCAACAGTTACACAGTTTATAA
- the CHL4 gene encoding Chl4p (weakly similar to uniprot|P38907 Saccharomyces cerevisiae YDR254W CHL4 Outer kinetochore protein): protein MDGEQHIIGTAKMERTLRNDNNNVDITVTKNKLARLGAQAIVKLITTWLDTHAINDSQLVSDNLVELVKKHGVRNIANMAVTSWWPSLSREQLSQLDIWSVLCDTSTNQWVASRCLDRDGKQFIVNVEPNELINGMREQFKRLYELDVNIEENDDLSMYICRVQLFESTGDLIINTHKPFYFAIMPGHSIIFHSLQSDTHSQLILLAFSKLHSKTIRLERISRKPTTSLHELNLSLGLPSVNTTGYGIWSVYSGKDALEPSPLIEPKDHPINHTLSDSLIKDQTRRRSDIAMLKFKGSISGVRRQRIYAMKRMNDRVYGNSDTNLKEITKYDSLLPVRRVKFTYEDTKMKGKIQINLSGKDIFGGLHELSDKGLLDPVVMPDWLCGDYGDTSGNVEDGVFTPNPVGGLI, encoded by the coding sequence ATGGACGGTGAACAGCATATTATTGGGACGGCCAAGATGGAACGCACGCTTCGAAATGACAATAATAATGTAGATATTACAGTTACAAAGAATAAACTTGCTAGGCTCGGTGCACAGGCAATAGTGAAACTGATCACTACCTGGCTTGATACACATGCCATTAATGATTCACAGCTGGTCTCGGATAATTTAGTTGAATTGGTGAAAAAACATGGGGTACGGAATATTGCTAATATGGCTGTCACGAGTTGGTGGCCTTCTTTATCTCGAGAACAGTTATCACAACTGGATATCTGGTCTGTTTTATGTGACACTTCAACTAACCAATGGGTAGCGTCCAGATGTTTGGATAGAGATGGAAAGCAATTTATCGTAAATGTGGAGCCGAATGAGCTTATCAATGGTATGCGCGAACAGTTTAAACGACTTTACGAATTGGATGTTAACATTGAGGAAAACGATGATTTAAGTATGTACATATGCCGAGTTCAGTTGTTCGAATCAACTGGCGACCTTATTATCAATACACACAAACCGTTCTACTTTGCTATTATGCCGGGACACTCGATTATCTTCCACTCGTTGCAGTCTGATACTCACTCACAACTTATATTACTGGCATTCTCAAAGCTACATTCCAAGACAATCAGGTTGGAAAGAATTAGCAGGAAACCAACCACGTCATTACACGAATTAAACCTTTCTCTAGGGCTGCCGTCTGTAAATACTACAGGGTATGGGATTTGGTCCGTATATTCGGGCAAGGATGCACTAGAGCCATCTCCACTAATAGAACCAAAAGATCATCCAATAAATCATACCCTGTCAGATTCTTTAATTAAGGACCAGACCAGACGAAGAAGTGATATAGCAATGCTAAAGTTTAAGGGTTCTATTTCTGGTGTTAGGAGACAGAGAATTTATGCTATGAAGAGAATGAATGATAGAGTATACGGAAACTCTGATACAAACCTTAAAGAGATTACTAAATATGACTCGCTTCTGCCGGTGAGGAGAGTGAAGTTCACATATGAAGACACCAAAATGAAAGGTAAGATTCAGATTAATCTTAGTGGTAAGGATATTTTTGGTGGTCTACACGAGTTAAGCGATAAGGGTTTATTAGATCCCGTGGTGATGCCCGATTGGTTGTGTGGTGATTACGGAGATACTTCAGgaaatgttgaagatgGTGTTTTCACTCCTAACCCAGTCGGAGGACTTATATAG
- the NOP4 gene encoding mRNA-binding ribosome biosynthesis protein NOP4 (similar to uniprot|P37838 Saccharomyces cerevisiae YPL043W NOP4 Nucleolar protein essential for processing and maturation of 27S pre-rRNA and large ribosomal subunit biogenesis contains four RNA recognition motifs (RRMs)), with translation MSDKKVIKDEGLDLKTLFVRGVPFESTDEEFGNFFSQFSPIKHAVIVKDGEGASRGFGFVSFAVEDDTKTALNQARKTKFMGRLLRIDIAKRRERSRGKKDADEVSSAPSVDNVKDEEESKPEDDNDLMKGKPKLIIRNMPWSCRDPTKLKKIFGLYGTVVEATIPRKRDGRLCGFAFVTMNRISNCKAAIEGTKDLKIDGRKVAVDFAIQKNRWEDYKNEHKELEASDEDEEEEEEDDDDDEDDGSDSGEEDADNQDDKEKEEKSDIVLDSDEEISEEEETPEQDTVKKNRKEDFSIFVRNVPYDATQESLERHFGVFGPVKYALPVIDKETGLAKGTAFVAFRSEDAYNDCLNNAPATGSTSLLISDDVSPEYVYEGRVLAISPTLDRESAGRMFERNAEKRKEVLGKAPGEKDRRNLYLLNEGRIVAGSKLSQLLTPADMEVREKSYKLRVEQLKKNPTLHLSMTRLAIRNIPRAMTEKGLKALARKAVVEFAKEVNENKRHALNKEEIVRSTKEKYKFMSEEEIEAQKKKDKKQGIVRQSKIIMEIKGSSGGRSRGYGFVEFRDHKAALMCLRWLNAHEVSRDEILEGLTDDEKKQLDADSFKKRRLVVEFAIENANVVKRRREKVKESRLISFKRKRDDEENKEEEKVAQPVEEETKSGLSNNIKQIIGSKRRRKNKGRS, from the coding sequence ATGAGTGATAAGAAAGTTATTAAGGATGAAGGTCTTGATCTGAAGACGTTATTTGTTCGTGGTGTGCCGTTTGAGTCTACCGATGAAGAATTCGGTAACTTCTTCTCCCAATTCTCTCCTATCAAGCATGCTGTTATTGTCAAAGATGGTGAGGGTGCAAGCAGAGGATTTGGTTTTGTTAGTTTTGcagttgaagatgatactAAGACTGCTTTGAATCAGGCTAGAAAGACGAAGTTTATGGGACGTTTGTTGAGAATCGATATTGCCAAAAGAAGAGAACGTTCCCGTGGTAAAAAGGATGCGGATGAGGTATCATCAGCACCTTCCGTAGATAATGTTAAAGATGAGGAGGAAAGCAAACCCgaagatgataatgatTTAATGAAGGGTAAACCGAAATTAATTATCAGAAATATGCCATGGTCCTGTCGTGATCCGAcgaaactgaagaaaatcTTCGGATTGTACGGTACCGTTGTTGAAGCTACGATCCCAAGGAAGAGAGACGGTAGATTATGTGGGTTTGCTTTTGTTACAATGAACAGGATCTCTAACTGTAAGGCTGCTATAGAAGGCACTAAGGATTTGAAGATCGATGGCAGGAAAGTGGCTGTTGATTTTGcaattcaaaagaacagATGGGAGGACTATAAGAACGAACATAAGGAACTGGAAGCgtctgatgaagatgaggaagaagaagaagaagatgatgatgatgatgaggatgatggTTCTGATTCGGGTGAAGAGGACGCTGACAATCAGGAcgacaaagaaaaagaagaaaaaagtgaCATCGTCTTggattctgatgaagaaatcagcGAAGAGGAGGAAACACCAGAACAGGATACCGTaaagaagaacagaaaGGAAGATTTCTCTATTTTTGTGCGTAATGTTCCATACGATGCCACTCAAGAATCCTTAGAACGTCATTTCGGCGTGTTCGGCCCAGTAAAATACGCTTTGCCAGTGATTGATAAAGAAACTGGTTTGGCGAAGGGTACTGCTTTCGTTGCATTCAGAAGCGAAGATGCTTACAACGACTGTCTAAATAATGCTCCTGCTACAGGAAGTACATCCCTTCTAATAAGTGATGATGTTTCCCCAGAGTATGTTTATGAGGGTCGTGTTCTTGCAATTTCTCCAACTCTTGATAGAGAATCTGCTGGAAGAATGTTTGAGAGAAATGCcgagaagagaaaagaagttcTTGGTAAGGCACCAGGTGAAAAGGACAGACGTAATCTATATTTGTTAAATGAAGGTAGAATTGTTGCAGGTTCAAAGCTTTCACAGTTGTTAACTCCTGCTGATATGGAAGTCAGAGAAAAATCTTACAAGTTAAGAGTcgaacaattgaagaagaatccaaCGTTACATCTTTCGATGACTAGATTGGCTATCAGAAATATTCCAAGAGCAATGACTGAGAAGGGTCTAAAGGCGCTAGCTCGTAAAGCTGTAGTAGAGTTCGCCAAAGAAGTTAACGAAAACAAGAGACACGCAttgaataaagaagaaatcgtCAGATCTACTAAGGAAAAGTACAAGTTCATgtctgaagaagaaatcgaagctcaaaagaagaaggacaAGAAACAAGGTATTGTTAGACAATCTAAAATTATCATGGAAATTAAAGGATCTAGCGGTGGTAGAAGTAGAGGGTATGGTTTTGTTGAATTCAGGGATCATAAAGCTGCGCTAATGTGTCTAAGATGGTTAAATGCTCATGAAGTCAGTAGGGACGAAATCTTAGAAGGACTTACggatgatgaaaagaaacagcTTGATGCAGACAGtttcaaaaaaagaagactGGTGGTCGAATTTGCTATCGAAAACGCTAACGTtgtgaagagaagaagagaaaaggTCAAAGAATCTAGATTGATATCTttcaagagaaaaagagatgatgaagagaataaagaagaagaaaaagtgGCTCAACCAGTAGAAGAGGAAACAAAATCTGGTCTAAGTAATAATATTAAACAGATTATTGGATCTAAACGtagaagaaagaacaagGGCCGTTCTTGA
- the SSN3 gene encoding cyclin-dependent serine/threonine protein kinase SSN3 (uniprot|Q70W23 Kluyveromyces lactis srb10 Cyclin-dependent protein kinase), giving the protein MYGNQQNNSNPYQMSYYRMNNGQGQGTNRWPQQLSHQEMLAGHSQQILNNNKPAGNQSKPPIVMASNNVFSIGPYRQRKDSSRISVLQKYEIIGYIAAGTYGKVYKAKARDYQNGMNRDNVIILDSPDSVSADSNLDINSINRSTRQQEANDNLTTMDFRKPSHKRFTPPNNSNSTQIRSNSGSETNVRINSSSITNNSRKPSQIQFYAIKKFKTEREGVEHYTGISQSACREMSLCRELDNNHLTKLVEIFLEKKSIYMVSEFAEHDLLQIIHFHSHPEKRLIPPRMLKSIMWQILDGVSYLHQNWILHRDLKPANIMVTVDGCVKIGDLGLARKFNNMVQTLYTGDKVIVTIWYRAPELILGARHYTPAIDLWAVGCIFAELIGLRPIFKGEEAKMESKKSVLFQANQFQKILEVMGSPDHKIWPNIDSYPEYLQLAKMPKYRDNLTAWYQTAGGKDKTALDILYRLLQYDPIKRIDAIDALDHVYFTNGDPPVCENVFEGLNYKYPPRRIHTNDNDITNVGNDNNQANHSQKQPMHGNNNNKNGNMNGLGVNKRILAAAAAAAAAAAVSGNGNNPTSNTATGGSARKKRK; this is encoded by the coding sequence ATGTACGGCAACCAACAAAACAACTCCAATCCATATCAAATGTCGTATTATCGAATGAATAACGGCCAAGGCCAGGGTACTAATCGCTGGCCTCAACAACTGTCACATCAGGAAATGTTAGCGGGCCATTCTCAACAGATCCTTAATAACAATAAACCAGCTGGAAACCAATCGAAGCCTCCGATTGTGATGGCTAGTAATAATGTTTTCTCTATTGGTCCATACCGTCAACGAAAGGATAGTTCAAGAATCTCGGTGTTACAAAAGTACGAGATTATCGGGTATATTGCAGCTGGTACGTATGGTAAAGTTTACAAAGCTAAAGCGAGGGATTATCAGAATGGTATGAATAGAGACAACGTAATAATACTAGATTCTCCGGATTCTGTGAGTGctgattcaaatttggaTATAAATTCAATCAACAGATCCACTAGACAACAGGAGGCTAACGACAACCTTACAACCATGGACTTTAGGAAGCCTTCCCACAAGCGATTCACACCTCCAAATAATAGCAACTCAACACAGATACGGTCTAATAGTGGATCAGAAACAAATGTAAGGATAAATTCGTCGAGTATAACAAACAACTCCAGAAAGCCTTCTCAAATTCAGTTCTATGCTATTAAGAAGTTCAAAACGGAAAGAGAAGGTGTCGAGCATTACACAGGTATCTCACAAAGTGCATGCAGAGAGATGTCACTTTGTAGAGAATTGGATAATAACCATTTAACGAAATTAGTTGAAATATTCCtagagaagaagagcatCTACATGGTCTCAGAGTTTGCTGAACATGATCTTTTACAAATTATCCATTTTCATTCGCATCCTGAAAAGAGACTAATACCGCCAAGGATGCTCAAATCAATAATGTGGCAAATTCTTGATGGTGTTTCTTATTTGCATCAGAACTGGATTCTTCATAGAGACTTAAAGCCCGCTAACATTATGGTTACCGTTGATGGCTGCGTCAAGATCGGTGATCTTGGTCTAGCGAGAAAATTCAATAACATGGTACAGACTTTATACACTGGTGATAAGGTTATTGTAACAATTTGGTATCGTGCCCCAGAACTTATACTTGGAGCTCGACATTATACTCCTGCAATAGATCTTTGGGCTGTTGGTTGTATTTTTGCAGAACTCATCGGTTTAAGGCCAATCTTTAAAGGTGAAGAGGCCAAGATGGAGTCCAAGAAGAGTGTTCTGTTTCAAGCTAATcagtttcaaaaaatatTGGAAGTCATGGGTTCGCCAGATCATAAAATATGGCCGAATATCGACAGTTATCCAGAATATCTTCAGTTGGCAAAAATGCCAAAATATCGTGACAATTTAACAGCATGGTATCAGACCGCTGGCGGTAAGGACAAGACTGCTTTAGACATTCTTTACCGTCTATTGCAGTATGATCCTATCAAGAGAATCGATGCAATCGACGCTTTAGACCATGTCTATTTCACCAACGGCGACCCTCCTGTCTGTGAAAATGTGTTCGAGGGTCTCAACTACAAATACCCACCAAGGCGCATTCACACAAACGATAACGACATTACGAATGTCGGCAATGATAATAATCAAGCTAATCACTCTCAAAAACAACCAATGCATggtaacaataataataagaaTGGGAACATGAACGGATTAGGTGTAAACAAACGTATCTTGGCAGCAGCAGCGGCAGCTGCCGCTGCAGCTGCTGTGTCTGGTAATGGAAACAACCCCACAAGCAATACTGCAACCGGAGGATCAGCACggaaaaagagaaaatga
- the MRX11 gene encoding Mrx11p (some similarities with uniprot|Q6LE92 Saccharomyces cerevisiae YPL041C Hypothetical ORF), which translates to MKLLQSLPGLGTSCSKMVIGNRYSIIQKRGPAKLFINGIRYNSSKVEPSKIDDRLHRLIKKSKFLTRLNGNPRYKHYFDKLSEAGAVSTMTSFLILHEITAIVPLFALWGLLYNLDLSDQYEMPVYFKDLLNKCGESIGKLIGDYDNGWDRDRLVVSGALAYAIVKVLYPARILFSLWAAPYVGTFVIMPFTKLRALIRR; encoded by the coding sequence ATGAAATTACTGCAATCATTGCCAGGGCTTGGCACTAGCTGTTCCAAAATGGTAATCGGTAATAGGTACTCGATAATCCAAAAGAGAGGCCCGGCGAAATTATTTATCAATGGGATACGGTATAACTCGAGCAAGGTCGAACCATCGAAAATTGATGATAGGCTGCATCGGCTGATCAAAAAGTCCAAATTCCTGACAAGATTGAACGGTAATCCTCGTTACAAACATTATTTCGATAAACTTTCTGAAGCCGGCGCCGTTTCTACAATGACATCATTCTTAATCCTTCACGAAATTACTGCTATCGTTCCTTTGTTTGCTCTATGGGGACTGCTTTATAACTTAGATCTGTCTGACCAATATGAGATGCCAGTATATTTCAAGgatttgttgaacaaatGTGGTGAAAGTATAGGTAAATTAATTGGAGATTACGATAATGGCTGGGATAGAGATAGATTAGTTGTATCTGGGGCTCTTGCATACGCCATTGTTAAAGTATTGTATCCTGCTCGGATACTTTTCAGTTTATGGGCAGCTCCATATGTTGGAACTTTCGTAATAATGCCTTTTACCAAACTTAGGGCATTAATTCGTCGTTGA